From Solanum lycopersicum chromosome 8, SLM_r2.1, the proteins below share one genomic window:
- the LOC138337859 gene encoding uncharacterized protein: MLSTAYSRQKSYADNRKWPLEFDVGDHVYLKISPMKGVMIFGRKGKLSPRYVGPYEILQCVVEVAYELALPAELASFHPIFHVYMLKKCLGDPLSMLHVEGLGVGADLSYEEVPIEILDTHVKRLRNKEIATTKVFWRNHLVKGATWEAEADMRSCYPHLLSS, translated from the coding sequence ATGTTGTCTACTGCTTATAGTCGGCAGAAGTCATATGCTGATAACAGAAAATggcccttagagtttgatgttggtgaccatgtttacttgaagatatcacctatgaaaggggtgatgatatttggtagaaaagggaagctgagtccgaggtatgttgggccatatgagatcctacagtgTGTGgttgaggtggcctatgagttagcattgcctGCGGAACTAGCTTCTTTTCATCCAATCTTTCATGTctatatgttgaagaagtgcctaggtgatccacTATCAATGCTACAtgttgaaggtttgggggttggtgcagacttgtcttatgaagaggtaCCTATTGAGATCTTAGACACACAtgtcaagcggctgaggaacaaggagattgccacaaCGAAGGTATTCTGGAGAAATCATCTTGTTaagggtgctacgtgggaggctgaggccgacatgagatcctgctaccctcatcttttaagctcttga